A part of Phalacrocorax aristotelis chromosome 29, bGulAri2.1, whole genome shotgun sequence genomic DNA contains:
- the LOC142048921 gene encoding uncharacterized protein LOC142048921 gives MTSTPPAAEPAPEGTETSTPPAAEPAPEGTMTSTPPAAEPAPEGTMTSTRPAAEPAPEGTMTSTPPAAEPAPESTMTSTPPAAEPAPEGTMTSTPPTAEPAPESTMTSTRPAAEPAPEGTMTSTPPAAEPAPEGTETSTHPAAEPAPEGTMTSTRPAAEPAPEGTMTSTPPAAEPAPEGTMTSTPPAAEPAPEGTMTSTPPTAEPAPESTMTSTPPAAEPAPEGTMTSTPPTAEPAPEGTETSTPPAAEPAPEGTMTSTPPAAEPAPEGTETSTPPAAEPAPEGTETSTHPAAEPAPEGTETSTRPAAEPAPEGMMSTHPPAELGLDGIMQSTHSSAERSLDDTMWSAHPIAEPGPSGVTLDAHPPAELDADGTTWSTGPLSDTLRSTHPAAEPHPDDTTRTTNLGAEPGPEATMRSTYSPADTLRSTRPAAELRPDDTTWTTHLGAEPGPEATMRSTHSPADLDPDGADPDLGPAGVPAPPAEPPPPPTSQTPTLMPTTAPALAVQLDPGSSIPSQSPPAAPQHPKETTGAQSPSAFTQHPMEPANTHSPPAHPLHPMETPRLQIAPALPQHPMETLSTLTPPAPSQHPMETFSTQAPPAPLQHPIETLSTQTPPAPQKHPMLLLSTQTLLAHPQYPIETLSTQTPPAHPQYPTETLGTQTPPAPKQHPTETLSTQTPPAPSQPPLEALSTQTAPAPKWHPMETLHTQTPPSPSQPPLEPLSTQTAPAPPQHPLEALRTQTPPAPSQPPLEPLSTQTAPAPPQHPLEALSTQTPPAPSQPPLEPLSTQTAPAPPQHPLEALRTQTPPAPSQPPLEPLSTQTPPAPSWPSPEPLGTHPRHTPTDRMLPGAPCAGLTPPAAASPAHPGAGEQWGGGSSSCPPCPAPQLQALLQEVRGLRGDLRALALTLQHLLGGFSRTPPTTGSRP, from the exons ATGACAAGCacacctcctgcagcagaacCAGCTCCTGAAGGTACCGAGACAAGCacacctcctgcagcagaacCAGCTCCTGAAGGTACCATGACAAGCACACCTCCCGCAGCAGAACCAGCTCCTGAAGGTACCATGACAAGCACACGTCCTGCAGCAGAACCAGCTCCTGAAGGTACCATGACAAGCacacctcctgcagcagaacCAGCTCCTGAAAGTACCATGACAAGCacacctcctgcagcagaacCAGCTCCTGAAGGTACCATGACAAGCACACCTCCCACAGCAGAACCAGCTCCTGAAAGTACCATGACAAGCACACGTCCTGCAGCAGAACCAGCTCCTGAAGGTACCATGACAAGCacacctcctgcagcagaacCAGCTCCTGAAGGTACCGAGACAAGCACACATCCTGCAGCAGAACCAGCTCCTGAAGGTACCATGACAAGCACACGTCCTGCAGCAGAACCAGCTCCTGAAGGTACCATGACAAGCacacctcctgcagcagaacCAGCTCCTGAAGGTACCATGACAAGCacacctcctgcagcagaacCAGCTCCTGAAGGTACCATGACAAGCACACCTCCCACAGCAGAACCAGCTCCTGAAAGTACCATGACAAGCacacctcctgcagcagaacCAGCTCCTGAAGGTACCATGACAAGCACACCTCCCACAGCAGAACCAGCTCCTGAAGGTACCGAGACAAGCacacctcctgcagcagaacCAGCTCCTGAAGGTACCATGACAAGCacacctcctgcagcagaacCAGCTCCTGAAGGTACCGAGACAAGCacacctcctgcagcagaacCAGCTCCTGAAGGTACCGAGACAAGCACACATCCTGCAGCAGAACCAGCTCCTGAAGGTACCGAGACAAGCACACGTCCTGCAGCAGAACCAGCTCCTGAAGGTATGATGAGCACTCATCCTCCAGCAGAACTGGGCCTAGACGGTATCATGCAGAGCACACACTCTTCAGCAGAAAGGAGTCTGGATGATACTATGTGGAGTGCACATCCCATAGCAGAACCTGGTCCCAGTGGTGTCACACTGGATGCACATCCTCCAGCAGAACTGGATGCAGATGGTACCACATGGAGCACAGGTCCTCTATCAGATACCCTGAGGAGCACACATCCTGCAGCAGAACCGCATCCAGATGATACCACACGGACCACAAATCTTGGGGCTGAACCTGGGCCAGAAGCCACCATGAGGAGCACGTATTCTCCAGCAGATACCCTGAGGAGCACACGTCCTGCAGCAGAACTGCGTCCAGATGATACCACATGGACCACACATCTTGGGGCTGAACCAGGGCCAGAAGCCACCATGAGGAGCACACATTCTCCAGCAGATCTGGATCCAGATG gtgcagaCCCAGACCTAGGCCCTGCTGGAGTCCCTGctccccctgcagagcccccACCACCCCCTACATCACAGACCCCCACCCTGATGCCAACAACCGCTCCTGCCCTTGCAGTCCAACTAGATCCAGGCTCCAGCATCCCTTCCCAGagccccccagcagccccccagcaccccaaggaGACCACTGGTGCACAGAGTCCCTCAGCATTTACTCAACACCCCATGGAGCCCGCAAACACTCATAGCCCCCCAGcacaccccctgcaccccatggaGACCCCCAGACTCCAGATTGCTCCAGCACTCCCTCAGCACCCCATGGAGACCCTCAGCACCCtcacccccccagcaccctcccagcaCCCTATGGAGACCTTTAGCACCCAGGCCCCCCCAGCACCACTGCAACACCCCATAGAGACCCTCAGCACCCAgacacccccagcaccccagaaGCACCCCATGTTGCTCCTCAGCACCCAGACCCTGCTAGCACACCCTCAGTACCCCATTGAGACTCTCAGCACGCaaacccccccagctcaccCCCAGTACCCCACAGAGACCCTTGGCACCCagacccccccagcacccaagCAGCACCCCACAGAGACCCTCAGCACCCAGACCCCTCCAGCACCTTCTCAGCCCCCCCTGGAGGCCCTCAGCACCCAGACCGCACCAGCACCCAAGTGGCACCCCATGGAAACTCTCCACACCCAGACCCCTCCATCACCCTCTCAGCCCCCCCTGGAGCCCCTCAGCACCCAGACCGCACCAGCACCCCCTCAGCATCCCCTGGAGGCCCTCAGAACCCAGACCCCTCCAGCACCCTCTCAGCCCCCCCTGGAGCCCCTCAGCACCCAGACCGCACCAGCACCCCCTCAGCATCCCCTGGAGGCCCTCAGCACCCAGACCCCTCCAGCACCCTCTCAGCCCCCCCTGGAGCCCCTCAGCACCCAGACCGCACCAGCACCCCCTCAGCATCCCCTGGAGGCCCTCAGAACCCAGACCCCTCCAGCACCCTCTCAGCCCCCCCTGGAGCCCCTCAGCACCCagacccccccagcaccctcttGGCCCTCCCCAGAACCCCTCGGCACCCATCCTCGCCACACCCCAACAGACCGCATGCTCCCTGGGGCCCCGTGTGCAG GTCTGactccaccagcagcagcatcaccggcccaccctggggctggggagcagtggggaggggggtccagcagctgccccccctgcccagccccccAGCTGCAGGCCCTTCTGCAGGAGGTGCGGGGCCTGCGGGGAGACCTGCGGGCGCTGGCCTTGACCCTTCAGCACCTCCTGGGGGGCTTTTCAAGGACCCCCCCTACCACCGGCTCTCGGCCATGA
- the LOC142048913 gene encoding putative serine/threonine-protein kinase SBK3, whose amino-acid sequence MEESDEDGEDNEEFLERLMAQTGRDVPQQELEEHYSVLEELGSGTYGRVVLTEPLDGGSPVVLKLMLKQQTERRAFLREYCIALCLSSHAACLRTLPIAFESATHFAFGQELAPAGDLCALLNPGEGLAEELVKRCASQLAEALDFMHSRALVHRDVKLDNVLLFDRECRRVKLGDFGLTRVQGSAVGAMSSTLPYSPPELCLLQGSDTLELDSSLDVWAFAVLLFCLCTGCFPWTVAASSDPQFEDFSAWQGGTAGQGMPPASWRGFGSGALEMLRRLLTLDPDRRSPAIEVQKYLSLPWRLGSKDNAQALRNPYSGFPLEKKNAN is encoded by the exons ATGGAGGAGTCGGATGAGGACGGGGAGGACAACGAGGAGTTCCTGGAGCGGCTGATGGCACAGACGGGCAGGGATGTgccacagcaggagctggaggagcacTACAGcgtgctggaggagctgggcagCGGGACCTACGGCCGCGTGGTGCTCACGGAGCCCCTGGACGGTG GCTCGCCAGTGGTCCTCAAGCTGATGCTGAAGCAGCAGACAGAGCGGCGGGCATTCCTGCGGGAGTATTGCATCGCCCTGTGCCTCTCCAGCCACGCAGCCTGCCTGCGCACCCTGCCCATTGCCTTCGAGAGTGCCACGCACTTCGCCTTCGGGCAGGAGCTCGCTCCCGCCGGGGATCTGTGTGCCCTCCTCAACCCGGGG GAGGGCTTGGCAGAGGAGCTGGTGAAGCGCTGTGCGTCCCAGCTGGCCGAGGCGCTGGACTTCATGCACAGCCGGGCCCTGGTGCACCGTGACGTCAAGCTGGACAACGTGCTGCTCTTCGACCGTGAGTGCCGGCGGGTGAAACTGGGAGACTTCGGGCTCACCCGTGTGCAGGGTTCGGCAGTGGGTGCCATGTCTAGCACCTTGCCCTACTCCCCACCggagctctgcctgctccagggCTCTGACACactggagctggactccagcctGGATGTCTGGGCTTTTGCCGTCCTACTCTTCTGCCTCTGCACTGGCTGCTTCCCCTGGACTGTAGCTGCCAGCTCTGACCCCCAGTTCGAGGACTTCAGCGCCTGGCAGGGAGGCACAGCGGGGCAGGGGATGCCCCCTGCATCCTGGCGAGGCTTTGGCTCTGGGGCGCTGGAGATGCTCCGGCGCTTGCTGACGCTGGACCCTGACCGCCGGAGCCCGGCCATCGAGGTGCAGAAatacctgtccctgccctgg CGGCTGGGGTCAAAGGACAATGCCCAAGCTCTGAGAAATCCTTATTCAggttttccactggaaaaaaaaaatgctaattaa
- the LOC142048912 gene encoding CD5 antigen-like, which produces MALALLLLEPFPVRLAGGPGRCAGRVEVQHNGHWGTVCDDDWGLPDATVVCRQLGCGTALAAPPGAWFGEGSGPIWLNGLRCRGTEERLALCRHRGWRPHVCAHEEDASAVCSAHHFQPLSTTEPPWTPTPSPTITQPPVTACTGAACTGGPTMRLVGAAGRCAGRLEIFHAGHWGTVCDDLWGLPDAAVVCRQLGCGAALDAPRAAFFGEGTGPIWLDDVRCQGNESSLLGCLASPWGVTNCQHREDAAVVCADELANLDAHPADPSPHRPQMKLDWVTPSTRPRAPGSPQSTTVSQSAARTARKGWGCEGQAVHELGKVRLYWSYWCHTLFPLCTVVPARLRGSHLRCTGRLELQFAGIWSSVCAEGWDLAAARVLCRQLGCGRPRLVPPPCSPAAAGASPAVLLLVQCTGLEPDLEHCILQAGHPSSCPTDRVAAVECEEPFQLRLVGGPRRCAGRLEVNHDGRWGTVCDDGWSRTNAEVVCRELGCGVAGPVGDLPRGRPRFGPGAGHIWLDDVRCQGQEGTLQNCAHRIWGRHDCTHQEDVGVVCQDA; this is translated from the exons ATGGCCCTCGCCCTCCTGCTCCTGG AGCCATTCCCCGTGCGGCTGGCCGGGGGTCCCGGGCGCTGTGCCGGGCGGGTGGAGGTGCAGCACAACGGGCATTGGGGCACCGTCTGCGATGACGACTGGGGGCTACCGGACGCGACGGTggtctgcaggcagctgggctgtgggacTGCCCTGGCTGCCCCACCGGGAGCCTGGTTTGGAGAGGGTTCGGGTCCCATCTGGCTCAACGGGTTGCGGTGCCGGGGCACCGAGGAGCGTCTGGCCCTGTGCCGGCACCGGGGCTGGCGTCCCCACGTCTGCGCCCACGAAGAGGATGCCAGTGCTGTCTGCTCAG CACACCACTTCCAGCCCCTCAGCACCACCGAGCCCCCCTGGACCCCCACGCCGTCGCCCACCATCACCCAGCCACCCGTTACAGCATGCACGGGTGCAGCGTGCACAG GGGGTCCCACCATGCGGCTGGTGGGGGCTGCGGGACGCTGCGCCGGCCGGCTGGAGATCTTCCACGCTGGGCACTGGGGTACTGTCTGCGACGACCTGTGGGGGCTGCCGGATGCGGCAGTGGTCTGCCGGCAGCTGGGCTGCGGGGCTGCCCTCGACGCCCCCCGGGCAGCTTTTTTTGGCGAGGGCACCGGGCCCATCTGGCTGGATGATGTGCGGTGCCAAGGGAACGAGTCATCCCTGCTGGGGTGCCTGGCTTCCCCCTGGGGCGTCACCAACTGCCAGCACCGGGAGGATGCCGCCGTTGTCTGTGCAG ATGAGCTGGCCAACCTGGATGCCCACCCTGCAGACCCCAGTCCCCACCGACCACAGATGAAGCTGGACTGGGTGACCCCCTCCACACGGCCCCGTGCCCCTGGCTCTCCCCAGAGCACCACAGTCAGCCAGTCTGCTGCAAGGACAGCCCGCAAGG gctggggatgTGAGGGGCAGGCTGTGCATGAGTTGGGCAAAGTGAGACTGTACTGGTCATACTGGTGCCATACACTTTTCCCCCTGTGCACAGTGGTGCCAGCCCGGCTGAGGGGCAGCCACTTACGCTGCACTGGGCGCCTGGAGCTCCAATTCGCCGGCATCTGGAGCTCCGTCTGCGCCGAAGGCTGGGACCTGGCGGCTGCCCGGGTGTTGTGCCGCCAGCTGGGCTGTGGTCGCCCACGCCTCGTCCCgccaccctgcagccccgcGGCAGCCGGTGCTTCCCCGGCAGTGCTGCTGCTAGTGCAGTGCACTGGGCTGGAGCCGGACCTGGAACATTGCATCCTCCAGGCAGGGCACCCATCATCCTGCCCCACGGATAGGGTGGCTGCCGTCGAGTGTGAGG AGCCTTTCCAGCTGCGGTTGGTGGGTGGCCCCCGGCGCTGCGCTGGGCGGTTGGAGGTGAACCATGATGGGCGGTGGGGCACAGTCTGCGATGATGGCTGGAGCAGGACCAACGCAGAGGTTGTTTGCCgggagctgggctgtggggtggcagggCCTGTTGGTGACCTCCCCCGGGGACGGCCCCGCTTCGGCCCCGGTGCTGGACACATCTGGCTAGATGACGTCCGCTGCCAGGGTCAGGAGGGGACCCTGCAGAATTGTGCCCACCGCATCTGGGGACGCCATGACTGCACCCACCAGGAGGATGTCGGCGTGGTCTGCCAG GATGCTTGA